The sequence GGGCGACCCGACGTAGGAGACCGACAGTTCGATTTCGTCGCGGACGTCGCCGTTTCCTTCGGCGGCGCGGAGCGCCTCCTTGATGTCGTCGACCCCGTCGCCGGTCGGACACTGGATGTCGACGTAGCCGGTGACGTTGACGTACGGCACCGAGACGTTCTCTCGGGCCGTCTCCACGATAGCCGAGGTCTCATCGTCGGAGAGGTCGACGTCTTCGAGCGCCTCCGCGCCGTGGATCGCCGCCTGCTCGAAACCGTCGTAGAGGCTTCCGAACTCGCTGTAGAGGGCGTTGGCGACGGTCTCGTACTGCTCGTCGTCGACGTCCTCGCCGAAGGCCAGCGACATCCACTTGTCGGCCTTCTGCTCGTTCTTCCACTCCTGTATCTTCTCCTTGCGCTGGTGCTCGTTGACGTCCTTCAGCGAGAGGTCGATCTGCTGGGAGGACTGATTGACGTCGAGCACCTTCGCGACGACCGTCTGTCCCTCCCGGACGTGGTCGCGGACGTTCTTGATCCACCCGCTGGCGACCTCGCTGATGTGGACGAGACCGCGTCTATCCTCGTACTCTTCGAGGTCGACGAACACGCCGAAGTTGGCGATTTCGTCCACCTTGCCGACGACGAGTTCGCCGTTGTCTGGCCAGCCGCGAAATTTCATGGGAAGAGTGAGGCGTTTACCGCGCCTCGACGGTTTCGGTCACTTCGCCTTCGAAAGCCGCTTTGCCGCCCGTCGGTCGGGCGAGCGTGCTGCCGCAGACGACGCAGTTGACGGGCGTCGCGGCGCGGTCGAAGACGACCTGTTCGTTCTCGCAGTCCGGGCAGACGACGCGGTAGAAACTTCCCGCCATCGTCTACTCCTGGAACTCCAGTCGACCGGCGCGCCAGCCCTCGCGCATGTGCGCTTTCCCGCAGCTCGAACAGCGGTACTTGAGGTTCGTCTTCTTCGTGGGCTTGTCACCGCCGGGCACCTTCGAGAACTTGCCGGCGTTGCCGATGTGCGACGTCTGGCGTCGGCGCTGTCGGTGCTGGACCTTCTTCATCCCGGTGCTGCGTCCGCTGCGTACCTTCTCGACCTCCACTTCGTGGTGGCCGTTGCAGTGCGGACAGTACGTGTTGAAACGGCGTGGCATCTGCATAGCTATCTACCTTGCCGACTCTTTGCCGTCGCCCGTTAAAACGCGTTTGGTTCCGACTCGCCGAACGCCCCTCGATGCGGCGGCGACTGCTCGGTTACCGAAGTCGTTAAGCCCGAACCTTCCAAACGCACGACTATGCAACAGCTCATCGTCCACGGAGACCCCGGCATCCGCAAGGACGCGGTCATCAACTACGACGGGAAAGAGCAGATCTGCTTCTCGATTCAGCGCCAAGGTGACTGGCACGGCCCCGACGAGGTGCAGCTGTGGTGTACCATCGGGACCGCCGAAGAGCGCGAAGCGTACGAGAAGCGCGAGTACGTCCCCCACTGGCTCACCGTCGAGTCCATCGACGCCGAGGCGCTCGACGTCGTG is a genomic window of Haloprofundus halophilus containing:
- a CDS encoding translation initiation factor IF-2 subunit alpha; translated protein: MKFRGWPDNGELVVGKVDEIANFGVFVDLEEYEDRRGLVHISEVASGWIKNVRDHVREGQTVVAKVLDVNQSSQQIDLSLKDVNEHQRKEKIQEWKNEQKADKWMSLAFGEDVDDEQYETVANALYSEFGSLYDGFEQAAIHGAEALEDVDLSDDETSAIVETARENVSVPYVNVTGYVDIQCPTGDGVDDIKEALRAAEGNGDVRDEIELSVSYVGSPEYRIKVRAPDYKTAEAELEASAGRARQSIEAAGGTAVYHRERDEETE
- a CDS encoding 30S ribosomal protein S27e yields the protein MAGSFYRVVCPDCENEQVVFDRAATPVNCVVCGSTLARPTGGKAAFEGEVTETVEAR
- a CDS encoding 50S ribosomal protein L44e, with the translated sequence MQMPRRFNTYCPHCNGHHEVEVEKVRSGRSTGMKKVQHRQRRRQTSHIGNAGKFSKVPGGDKPTKKTNLKYRCSSCGKAHMREGWRAGRLEFQE
- a CDS encoding HAH_0734 family protein, whose translation is MQQLIVHGDPGIRKDAVINYDGKEQICFSIQRQGDWHGPDEVQLWCTIGTAEEREAYEKREYVPHWLTVESIDAEALDVVKARSELSV